In a genomic window of Streptomyces koelreuteriae:
- a CDS encoding cysteine desulfurase family protein, whose protein sequence is MAYLDHAATTPMLPEAAEALTAHLGATGNASSLHSSGRQARRTVEEARETLAEALGARPSEVVFTSGGTEADNLAVKGLYWSRRDADPARTRVLASPVEHHAVLDAVHWLGEHEGATIEYLPVDAHGRVQPDALREAIARNPDDVALATVMWANNEIGTILPIRELADVAAEFGVPLHSDAVQAFGQIPVDFAASGLAAMTVSGHKIGGPYGIGALLLGREHAPVPVLHGGGQERHVRSGTLDVPAIASFAVAGRLAAEQREWFAREVGALRDTLVTAVRSAVPDAILGGDPAPEGRLPANAHFTFPGCEGDSLLLLLDAQGIECSTGSACTAGVAQPSHVLLATGTDPDLARGTLRFSLGHTSTESDVKALAKAIGPAVERARAAGLT, encoded by the coding sequence ATGGCTTACCTCGACCACGCCGCGACCACCCCGATGCTTCCGGAGGCGGCAGAGGCGCTCACCGCGCACCTGGGTGCCACCGGCAACGCCTCCTCCCTCCACTCATCCGGCAGGCAGGCCCGCCGTACCGTCGAGGAGGCCCGCGAGACCCTCGCCGAAGCCCTCGGCGCCCGCCCCAGCGAGGTCGTCTTCACCTCGGGCGGCACGGAGGCCGACAACCTCGCCGTCAAGGGCCTGTACTGGTCACGCCGCGACGCCGACCCGGCCCGCACCCGCGTCCTCGCCAGCCCCGTCGAGCACCACGCCGTCCTCGACGCCGTCCACTGGCTCGGCGAACACGAGGGCGCCACCATCGAGTACCTGCCGGTCGACGCCCACGGCCGTGTCCAGCCGGACGCCCTGCGCGAGGCGATCGCCCGTAACCCCGACGACGTGGCCCTCGCCACCGTCATGTGGGCGAACAACGAGATCGGGACGATCCTGCCGATCCGCGAACTCGCCGATGTGGCAGCGGAGTTCGGCGTCCCCCTGCACTCGGACGCCGTCCAGGCCTTCGGCCAGATCCCCGTGGACTTCGCCGCCTCCGGCCTCGCCGCGATGACGGTCTCCGGCCACAAGATCGGCGGCCCCTACGGCATCGGCGCCCTGCTCCTCGGCCGCGAGCACGCCCCCGTACCGGTCCTGCACGGCGGCGGCCAGGAACGCCATGTGCGCTCCGGCACCCTCGACGTACCCGCCATCGCCTCCTTCGCGGTCGCCGGACGGCTGGCCGCCGAACAGCGCGAATGGTTCGCCCGCGAGGTCGGCGCCCTGCGCGACACCCTGGTCACCGCCGTCCGCTCGGCCGTGCCGGACGCGATCCTCGGCGGCGACCCCGCGCCGGAGGGCCGCCTCCCCGCCAACGCGCACTTCACCTTCCCCGGCTGCGAGGGCGACTCCCTCCTCCTCCTGCTCGACGCCCAGGGCATCGAATGCTCCACCGGCTCCGCCTGCACCGCCGGCGTCGCCCAGCCCAGCCACGTCCTCCTCGCCACCGGCACCGACCCCGACCTCGCCCGCGGCACCCTCCGCTTCTCCCTCGGCCACACCTCCACCGAGTCCGACGTCAAAGCCCTCGCGAAGGCCATCGGCCCGGCGGTGGAACGGGCGCGGGCGGCGGGGCTGACGTAG
- the mnmA gene encoding tRNA 2-thiouridine(34) synthase MnmA, with translation MTETPQRSRPLRVLAAMSGGVDSAVAAARAAEAGHDVTGVHLALSANPQSFRTGARGCCTIEDSRDARRAADVIGIPFYVWDLADRFREDVVEDFVAEYEAGRTPNPCLRCNEKIKFAALLDKALALGFDAVCTGHYAKVVTLADGTRELHRASDMAKDQSYVLGVLDDRQLAHALFPLGDTLTTKDEIRAEAERRDLAVAKKPDSHDICFIADGDTQGFLADRLGRSEGDIVDESGNRIGTHEGAYGFTIGQRKGLRIGTPAPDGKPRYVLDISPVDNTVTVGPAAALDVSALTAIKPRWCGAAPTGPGTYTAQLRAHGGETEVSAELVDGSLEVTFTEPVRGVAPGQAIVLYDGTRVVGSATIASTTRATAGVA, from the coding sequence ATGACTGAAACCCCGCAGCGCTCCCGTCCCCTCCGCGTCCTGGCCGCCATGTCCGGCGGAGTCGACTCCGCCGTAGCCGCCGCCCGCGCGGCCGAGGCCGGTCACGATGTGACCGGCGTCCACCTCGCGCTCTCCGCCAACCCCCAATCCTTCCGGACGGGCGCGCGCGGCTGCTGCACCATCGAGGACTCGCGCGACGCCCGCCGCGCCGCCGACGTCATCGGCATCCCCTTCTACGTGTGGGATCTCGCCGACCGCTTCCGCGAGGACGTGGTCGAGGACTTCGTCGCCGAGTACGAGGCCGGCCGCACCCCCAACCCCTGCCTGCGCTGCAACGAGAAGATCAAGTTCGCCGCCCTCCTCGACAAGGCGCTCGCGCTGGGCTTCGACGCGGTGTGCACCGGCCACTACGCCAAGGTCGTCACCCTCGCCGACGGCACCCGTGAGCTGCACCGCGCCTCCGACATGGCCAAGGACCAGTCGTACGTCCTCGGCGTGCTGGACGACCGGCAGCTCGCCCACGCGCTCTTCCCCCTCGGCGACACCCTCACCACCAAGGACGAGATCCGCGCGGAGGCCGAGCGCCGGGACCTCGCGGTGGCCAAGAAGCCCGACTCCCACGACATCTGCTTCATCGCCGACGGCGACACCCAGGGCTTCCTCGCGGACCGGCTCGGCAGGTCCGAGGGCGACATCGTCGACGAGTCCGGCAACCGGATCGGCACGCACGAGGGCGCGTACGGCTTCACCATCGGACAGCGCAAGGGCCTGCGCATCGGCACCCCGGCCCCCGACGGCAAGCCGCGCTACGTCCTCGACATCTCCCCGGTGGACAACACGGTCACGGTCGGCCCGGCCGCCGCGCTGGACGTCAGCGCCCTGACCGCGATCAAGCCGCGCTGGTGCGGCGCCGCCCCCACGGGCCCCGGCACCTACACGGCCCAGCTGCGCGCCCACGGCGGCGAGACCGAGGTGAGCGCCGAACTCGTCGACGGCTCCCTGGAGGTCACCTTCACCGAGCCGGTCCGCGGCGTCGCCCCCGGCCAGGCGATCGTGCTGTACGACGGCACCCGCGTGGTGGGCTCGGCGACGATCGCCTCGACGACCCGGGCGACGGCGGGCGTGGCCTGA
- a CDS encoding DUF4190 domain-containing protein produces MQLTAPASRRTGIRDTDGMAVASFILGLLGLLVLNLFLGPIAIALASIALWRGTERPGRAYLGLGLGIADLLVLAAFMEFDSSISWSF; encoded by the coding sequence ATGCAGCTCACCGCTCCGGCCTCGCGCCGCACCGGTATCCGCGACACCGACGGCATGGCCGTCGCGTCCTTCATCCTCGGCCTGCTCGGCCTGCTCGTCCTCAACCTCTTCCTCGGCCCGATCGCCATCGCGCTCGCCAGCATCGCCCTGTGGCGCGGCACCGAGCGCCCCGGCCGCGCCTACCTCGGCCTCGGCCTGGGCATCGCGGACCTGCTGGTCCTGGCGGCGTTCATGGAGTTCGACAGCTCGATCTCCTGGAGCTTCTGA
- a CDS encoding N-acetylmuramoyl-L-alanine amidase, which yields MGQRKASKDGDRKVGRRALLIGGAAAAAGTAALARDELARLWWRTPGVEKPRKAGEVDYTGARWVAASEANWRRADRPDDFGIDMVIVHVTQGSFDSAVKAFQDPGHQAATHYIVRQDGHVTQMIRELDVAYHAGNRDYNERSVGIEHEGFVDRPQDFTDEMYEASARLTARICARYDIPVDREHIIGHVEVPGTDHTDPGPHWDWDKYMRLVKRARTAPA from the coding sequence ATGGGACAGCGGAAGGCTTCGAAGGACGGCGACCGGAAGGTCGGGCGTCGCGCGCTGCTGATCGGCGGGGCGGCGGCAGCGGCGGGCACGGCCGCGCTGGCCCGGGACGAGCTCGCGCGCCTGTGGTGGCGGACTCCCGGCGTCGAGAAGCCGCGCAAGGCGGGCGAGGTCGACTACACGGGCGCCCGCTGGGTGGCGGCGTCGGAGGCGAACTGGCGGCGGGCGGACCGCCCGGACGACTTCGGCATAGACATGGTGATCGTCCATGTCACGCAGGGCAGCTTCGACAGCGCGGTGAAGGCCTTCCAGGACCCGGGGCACCAGGCGGCCACGCACTACATAGTCCGCCAGGACGGGCACGTCACGCAGATGATCCGCGAGCTGGACGTGGCGTACCACGCGGGCAACCGCGACTACAACGAACGCAGCGTCGGCATCGAGCACGAGGGCTTCGTGGACCGCCCCCAGGACTTCACGGACGAGATGTACGAGGCCTCGGCCCGCCTCACGGCCCGCATCTGCGCGCGCTACGACATACCCGTCGACCGCGAGCACATCATCGGCCACGTGGAGGTCCCGGGCACGGACCACACGGATCCGGGGCCGCATTGGGACTGGGACAAGTACATGCGCTTGGTGAAGCGGGCGCGCACGGCACCGGCCTGA